One window of Watersipora subatra chromosome 3, tzWatSuba1.1, whole genome shotgun sequence genomic DNA carries:
- the LOC137391839 gene encoding ATP-dependent translocase ABCB1-like — MTNAEDNNFCSAADAGNEWIDQSSMEMESIDLDSSMNEKKALDKNGLLGKTLTDKESSAISSVITPSETSATKSESSSIAGDRKKQEPKVGFFGLFRFADKLDVLLMVSGTLCMAALGAATPLNFLFFGSLLTEFTQTSWAALPNSTFTSPCPVRNSSSSVDDQTLADLIVNTYVVAFCCIGVSAFILAYIGMSFWTWTGTRQICRIQSAYFKAIMSQSIKWFDLHKTGELNSHLVGDVDRLNDGFGDKMGTFIQWVCTFLGGVALGFSVSWKLMLVVLAGCPVLIIVSVALGRLVRSLLKQELSAYARAGSIAEEVFSSMRTVAAFGGEKKAEEKYANSLEGVVSGSVKKSAVGSLTGGVFWFILYCIIGLAFWYGGVLIRTECLEPGAILQVLMAVMVGSMSLGNAAPLLENFSNARAAAAALYETIDAEVEIDSNSDEGLKPESLEGNIEFRDIHFSYPSRQDVKILNGLNLSVTKGQTVALVGESGCGKSTTIQLLQRYYDTVKGQVLIDGKDLKDYNLSSLRNFMGIVGQEPVLFAASIGDNIRLGAKYGEEVTQEQVETAAKESNCYDFISSLPKGFDTMVGERGVQLSGGQKQRIAIARALIRNPAILLLDEATSALDTQSEATVQNALDRASQGRTTIVIAHRLSTVRNASKICAFSKGEVHEEGTHNELMAKEGIYYSLVMRQQQEQKKEVLQIQRDNLPNPPSSPIPEEVRSPILSPSSSIKRTRSTSLRRGRFSSFKNVDVAFPLKMEHGDVEEVAEELPSADRRILSRHLSNSSTEPKFRGSLIQRVLSTQSSVNEAELQTANSISMKEIWNMNRPEWNLISVGVIASFLLGLGQPAFIYLMTELIAVISIPDFNVQKSRLAEAICWLVLVGFCTALFTLLQGFMMGLSGERMTSRLRKQFFSTILKQDIGYFDKDENGIGQLTSRLATDASLVKGATGIRIGILVQTAVSVIGVTVVAFIAMWELALVMLVCFPLVIIAGRIRAQVNAGNTEKEYSNVDVGAQIAQEAISNMRTVTSMNRQKYFEEKFYQHFKNLYKENLNGTFKFGVAFATSASMNFFMYAVAFGLGGYFVVCDCLPWRQNPLEFANIFRVFSAVTFGGVAAGRVFSHMPNFPRAKLAAANVKNLLSRVSPIDSSSPDGETPAKCDGKIKFDDVFFHYPTRKTVKILKGLSFTVERGEIVALVGASGCGKSTSISLLERFYDPIKGSVLLDGKNVNDLNLKWLRQNLGIVSQEPTLFDATIAENIAYGDNTRQVEMAEIIEAAVKSNAHDFITSLPRGYETNVGAKGTQLSGGQKQRIAIARALIRNPAVLLLDEATSALDTQSEKIVQAALDEALKNRSAIVIAHRLSTIRNADKIGVVNNGKVVELGTHDELIAQRGFYYNLVNSQL, encoded by the exons ATGACTAACGCAGAGGACAATAATTTTTGTTCGGCTGCTGATGCCGGTAATGAGTGGATTGATCAAAGTTCTATGGAAATGGAGTCTATTGACCTGGACtcaagcatgaatgaaaaaaaagCCTTAGACAAAAATGGCCTCCTAGGTAAAACGCTGACAGATAAAGAAAGCTCTGCCATCAGCTCTGTGATCACACCCTCAGAGACATCAGCGACGAAATCAGAGTCTTCGAGCATCGCCGG AGACAGAAAGAAACAAGAACCAAAGGTTGGCTTTTTCGGTTTG TTTCGCTTTGCTGACAAGCTGGACGTTTTGCTGATGGTGTCAGGAACCTTATGTATGGCAGCACTTGGAGCGGCCACACCCCTAAATTTTCTCTTTTTCGGCAGTCTTCTAACAGAATTTACTCAGACAAGTTGGGCAGCTCTTCCCAACAGCACATTTACCTCACCCTGTCCAGTCAGAAACAG TAGCTCTTCCGTTGATGACCAGACCCTCGCAGATCTGATTGTAAATACATACGTTGTGGCTTTCTGCTGCATTGGAGTTAGCGCCTTCATCCTCGCCTATATTG GAATGAGTTTCTGGACCTGGACCGGCACACGACAGATTTGTAGGATCCAGTCCGCTTACTTCAAGGCCATCATGAGTCAGAGTATCAAGTGGTTTGACTTGCACAAGACCGGAGAACTGAATTCACACCTCGTTGG GGATGTGGACAGACTCAATGATGGATTCGGTGACAAGATGGGCACTTTTATTCAGTGGGTTTGCACTTTCCTCGGAGGAGTCGCACTTGGTTTCTCCGTTAGCTGGAAGCTGATGCTCGTTGTATTGGCAGGATGCCCAGTATTAATTATAGTCTCAGTTGCTCTGGGGAGG CTGGTACGAAGTCTTCTTAAGCAAGAGCTGTCGGCATACGCCCGGGCTGGCAGCATCGCTGAGGAGGTCTTCAGTTCTATGCGAACTGTTGCTGCCTTTGGTGGAGAAAAGAAGGCTGAGGAGAAATACGCCAACAGCCTGGAAGGAGTTGTTTCTGGTAGTGTAAAGAAATCAGCAGTCGGCAGTTTGACTGGAGGCGTTTTCTGGTTCATTCTCTACTGCATCATAGGTCTGGCTTTCTGGTACGGCGGAGTTCTTATCAGGACTGAATGCCTCGAGCCTGGGGCCATCCTCCAG GTGCTCATGGCTGTCATGGTTGGTTCCATGTCTCTCGGCAATGCTGCCCCTCTCCTAGAGAACTTCTCTAATGCCAGAGCGGCAGCTGCTGCTCTCTATGAAACTATTGACGCG GAAGTGGAGATAGACAGCAACTCTGATGAAGGACTGAAGCCAGAGAGTTTAGAAGGAAACATTGAGTTTAGGGATATACATTTCAGTTATCCGTCAAGACAGGATGTGAAG ATATTGAACGGATTAAACCTATCAGTGACTAAAGGACAAACAGTGGCTCTAGTAGGAGAGAGTGGCTGTGGGAAAAGTACAACAATACAGTTGCTCCAGCGCTACTATGACACAGTTAAAGGACAG GTGCTTATTGATGGGAAGGATCTGAAGGATTATAATCTTTCCTCTCTCCGCAACTTTATGGGAATAGTGGGTCAAGAACCTGTGCTATTTGCTGCTTCCATTGGTGACAATATTAGACTGGGAGCCAAATATGGAGAAGAAGTTACACAAGAACAAGTAGAGACCGCAGCTAAGGAGTCTAACTGTTATGATTTTATCAGCAGCCTGCCAAAG GGTTTTGATACAATGGTTGGTGAACGAGGAGTTCAGCTTAGTGGTGGACAAAAACAGAGAATCGCCATAGCCCGAGCTCTTATTAGGAATCCAGCTATTCTGCTACTTGATGAGGCTACGTCAGCCCTTGACACCCAGAGCGAGGCCACTGTTCAGAATGCATTAGATAGG GCTAGCCAAGGACGTACGACGATTGTTATTGCCCACCGCCTGTCAACTGTGAGAAATGCAAGTAAGATCTGTGCATTTAGCAAAGGAGAAGTTCACGAAGAGGGCACCCACAATGAGTTGATGGCCAAAGAGGGGATATATTACTCTCTGGTTATGAGACAGCAACAGGAACAGAAAAAAGAAGTTCTACAAATACAGagagacaat CTTCCAAATCCACCTTCATCTCCAATTCCAGAAGAAGTTCGTAGCCCTATTCTGTCGCCCTCTTCTTCCATCAAAAGAACCAGGTCTACAAGCCTTCGCCGAGGCAGATTTAGCAGCTTCAAAAATGTTGACGTAGCTTTTCCTCTCAAGATGGAGCATGGAGAT GTGGAAGAGGTTGCAGAAGAGCTACCATCTGCTGATCGTCGTATTCTAAGTCGACATTTATCGAACAGTAGCACGGAGCCAAAGTTTAGGGGTTCATTGATCCAGAGAGTTCTCAGTACACAGTCCTCTGTTAATGAGGCTGAGCTTCAGACAGCAAATAGTATCAGTATGAAGGAAATCTGGAATATGAATCGCCCAGAGTGGAATCTCATCTCTGTTGGAGTCATTGCCTCTTTTTTGCTCGGTCTTGGCCAGCCAGCCTTCATCTACCTTATGACTGAGCTTATAGCG GTGATATCTATTCCGGATTTTAACGTACAAAAGTCTCGACTCGCAGAAGCCATATGCTGGCTCGTCCTCGTTGGCTTTTGCACTGCACTTTTCACACTACTTCAAGGCTTCATGATGGGCCTCTCAGGAGAACGAATGACATCACGGCTTCGGAAACAGTTCTTCTCTACAATTCTTAAACAGGACATCGGATATTTTGACAAAGATGAAAATGGTATAGGCCAGCTGACCAGCCGACTCGCTACAGATGCTTCACTTGTAAAAGGG GCTACTGGAATCAGAATTGGCATCCTTGTTCAGACAGCTGTTTCAGTCATTGGTGTGACTGTCGTAGCCTTCATAGCCATGTGGGAGTTGGCCTTAGTAATGCTTGTATGCTTTCCTCTCGTCATAATAGCTGGGAGGATTCGTGCTCAAGTCAATGCTGGTAACACAGAGAAGGAGTACTCTAATGTTGATGTTGGTGCTCAG ATTGCACAAGAAGCCATAAGCAACATGAGGACCGTTACATCAATGAACAGACAGAAGTATTTCGAAGAGAAGTTTTATCAGCACTTTAAGAATCTCTACAA GGAGAATCTCAATGGCACCTTtaaatttggagttgccttcgCCACCTCCGCAAGTATGAATTTCTTCATGTACGCCGTTGCCTTTGGACTGGGCGGTTATTTTGTGGTTTGTGATTGCTTGCCTTGGCGACAAAACCCTCTTGAGTTCGCAAATATATTTAG GGTATTTTCTGCTGTGACATTTGGAGGTGTGGCTGCAGGAAGGGTATTTTCTCATATGCCAAATTTTCCTCGAGCCAAGCTCGCGGCAGCAAATGTCAAGAACCTGCTCTCACGTGTCTCTCCTATTGATTCATCATCTCCAGATGGCGAGACTCCG GCCAAGTGTGATGGAAAAATAAAGTTTGATGATGTCTTCTTCCATTATCCAACAAGAAAGACTGTGAAGATATTGAAAGGTCTTAGTTTTACCGTGGAAAGAGGAGAGATAGTGGCACTGGTCGGAGCGAGTGGATGTGGTAAAAGTACCAGCATTTCTCTACTTGAACGGTTTTATGACCCAATTAAGGGCAGTGTG TTGCTAGATGGAAAAAATGTCAATGATCTCAACCTCAAATGGCTCCGTCAAAACCTGGGTATAGTTTCCCAAGAACCAACTCTCTTTGATGCTACAATTGCTGAGAATATTGCTTATGGTGACAACACCAGACAAGTGGAAATGGCTGAAATAATAGAAGCTGCAGTCAAATCCAATGCTCATGACTTCATCACATCCTTGCCAAGG GGTTACGAGACCAATGTAGGAGCCAAGGGGACACAACTGAGTGGTGGACAGAAACAGAGAATCGCCATAGCCCGAGCTCTTATCAGGAATCCAGCTGTCCTACTACTCGATGAGGCTACATCAGCTCTCGACACCCAGAGTGAAAAA ATAGTGCAGGCTGCATTAGATGAAGCCTTGAAGAATAGAAGTGCCATTGTCATAGCTCATCGACTGTCTACGATAAGAAATGCTGACAAGATAGGAGTTGTGAATAATGGAAAGGTGGTTGAACTAGGAACTCATGATGAACTGATAGCCCAGCGTGGTTTCTACTACAATCTAGTTAACAGCCAGctatag